One window from the genome of Brachyspira hampsonii encodes:
- a CDS encoding sigma-70 family RNA polymerase sigma factor, with protein sequence MRYEDKIPNITNDNEHEYWQEFKNTHSPYIREAFIFKYSPLVKYAANKIYVNMWSDKNIEFQDLIGFGTFGLIDAIDKYNPNIDIKFKTYATTKISRAIYDELIKLDCPSEYKRVIEYAEDDSDEITVIDRLKSHSNYEYFSEKEKIKDKILSTFKKLPREEKNLLILYYCYDITLKNIAKLLDVSESRISQLHTKAIKNIKKIIENIDILEPSLSRNTKPQKMTDIFIIPISQYNETMKNYIETSTAYLSDVWYVDDDYDEISVIDTLKSKTNHKYSTDMKYAKNKIADLLKNMPKKVTKSAIIMIQDKNR encoded by the coding sequence ATGAGATATGAAGATAAAATACCAAATATTACTAATGACAATGAACATGAATATTGGCAGGAGTTCAAAAATACTCATTCGCCTTATATAAGAGAAGCTTTCATTTTTAAATATTCTCCATTGGTAAAGTATGCTGCAAACAAAATATATGTTAATATGTGGTCTGATAAAAATATTGAATTTCAGGATTTGATAGGTTTCGGAACTTTTGGACTTATTGATGCTATTGATAAATATAACCCTAATATAGATATTAAGTTTAAAACTTATGCTACGACTAAAATTAGCAGAGCTATATATGATGAACTCATAAAACTAGATTGTCCATCAGAATATAAAAGAGTTATTGAGTATGCTGAAGATGATTCTGATGAAATAACCGTAATAGATAGATTAAAATCTCATTCTAATTATGAATATTTTAGTGAGAAAGAAAAAATAAAAGATAAAATATTATCAACTTTTAAAAAACTTCCTAGAGAAGAAAAAAACTTGCTTATATTATATTATTGTTATGATATTACATTAAAAAATATTGCTAAATTATTAGATGTATCAGAGAGCAGAATATCTCAGCTGCATACAAAAGCTATTAAAAATATTAAAAAAATAATTGAGAATATAGATATATTAGAGCCAAGTTTAAGCAGAAATACAAAGCCTCAGAAAATGACTGATATTTTTATAATACCAATAAGCCAATATAATGAAACTATGAAAAATTATATAGAGACTTCTACAGCATATTTGAGCGATGTTTGGTATGTAGATGATGATTATGATGAAATATCTGTAATAGATACATTAAAATCTAAAACTAATCATAAATATTCTACAGATATGAAATATGCAAAGAATAAAATAGCAGATTTATTGAAAAATATGCCTAAAAAGGTTACTAAGTCTGCAATAATAATGATACAAGATAAAAATAGATAA